The Lolium rigidum isolate FL_2022 chromosome 2, APGP_CSIRO_Lrig_0.1, whole genome shotgun sequence genomic interval CATAATTCGTAGAAAAGAAAAGCTTATTGCTAGTGCTCCTTTCGAAAGGGTCGATGTTCATACCTAGAGGTATATAATTTTAGATGTCAGAGTGATCCGCAATTCCATCTAAACATGGCCCCTTATAAAATGTTGCCAAATTTCGCTGATAAAATACCGGGCTACCTGTCGCCTAGGATCCAAAGTAATTTTTTTACAAGGGACACCAATATAAGAACAATGCTACCCTAGTATGGGTTTTATATTTGCTACACGTTTCAAAGTAAAGATCACACCAATGCactcattattttttgtgaaCTGATCAAAACCGAAGAATCAGAGGCTTGATGTCTTGACCAAATATTAAGCAATTAAAATGAGCAATTGGGCAAGATGAATGGTTTTCTGGACAAACTATTTGTCAACACATCATACACTCTAGAAACTTGTATCTATGTAATAACTTGGCTAGTCAATTGTACAAGCTAGGAACCTTCATCAAAATAATTAATTGTAGATGTTGTCTAGCTAGCACACACCTCACTGAAAACTGAATATGAAGCCATATAAACTCAACTAACACTTCACCTGAAACTTGCACGCAGATCCGTTGTCAAATAATACTATTCTTCTTTTCATTTGGTGGTTTAGGGGGAATTTAGCTTAACAAAATATTTTGACAAAACACGAGCCCTATCTAAATTAGTAAAAACTAATATCCAAAAATAAATGAGGGTTAATTATGCATGGATAGTGcataaacaatgaaacaagttaaGAAAAAATATTGAAGAATATCTACATTAGTATCTAATATTTAACCAGCTAACTATATTTGAAAATGCCGATTAGATAAAATTATAATATTAAAGGATGTCTCAATAAAAAATGAATGTTTGTGGTAAATGAGCTATAAATAAGTAAAAATGTTTACTATAAATTTGTGAGGACCATTTAATGTAACATCGTTTGATGGATACCATTTCTAAAATTTACCAAAGGTGGCCAATAGATCCATAAACCAACCTTTAAGTGATAGTAATACACATTTCCACATTCAATTAGGCTTCTAGTTTCCCGTTTAAAAAAAATTCTGCCGCATGCAGGTCGGCTTTTCAGCAGAGACTCAGCCGGTTTTTGGAAATCTCCATGTCTACTCGCACGAAACAAACGACCGAGAAAATAGACCGACGAAACGAGCGACCGAGAAAATTTGGTGTGACACTCAAAGAAAAGCCATGTCTATGTTGTGATAATTTTGTTGCTACATATCTTTCTGCTAATCTAGTTTTCACGAAACGAGCGACCGAGAAAACAGATCGACGAAAAAAAGACGAACCAAGCGCTGATTTTACTGCAAGTTTATGAACTATGATAATTCACGATGTTCATAAACTCTTTGTAACATGTCACATTCAGAAAAATTAAACTCAATACCATATTACAAATGATAGTCTAGTATATCACCTGTTACGAACGGTCTCTAGTGCTTAGTGATTTACCTATAAGAACATGAGAAATTAGCATGTTGCAGTATATTGCGATCGGTCTGCAGCACTGTCACCATCAGGTGCATTCCTGCGGTGACGACGTCTCTTGTGGTGGTGGCGATGCCTCCTCCCTTCCTCTCCAGACTCGCCATCCTTCCTGTGGTGGGTCCTCTGCCTCTTACTACTCTTCCTGTCCCTCTTCCTGTCAGAGTCACGCTCGCTATCCTGATCTGAGCTCTGATGCTTCTTCCGCCCATCCTTGTTCTTTACCTTGGTGCTGCTGCTCCAATGGCGGCTTGTCTTCTTGTCAAGCTCCTCGGACTGCTTTCCCCTGCGACTCTTGGCACGCTCCCGTTCAGCAATGATCTTCTCCAGCATGGGATCAGTATCCGAATCTGAGGAATCGCTGTCAATGTCGTCGTCCTTGTCAGaaccctcctcgtcagcgtcagaGGCTTTATTCTTGGCTTCGGCGAACTTGGCCCGCGCCTCGGCCTCATTGCTGGCCTGCAGGATGTCGTCTTCTATGCCGATTGTCTTCAGGGACAGGAAGTTGCGGCACTGGAAGGTGAGGTGACCAACACGACCGCACTTCTTGCAGGCGCCCcgggtgtcgtcggcgttggaGGTGAGCCGGGCGACAACAAGGAGGCTCTGTAAGCTGGTGTAGGCGTTCACGGAGGAGCCGGTGGTTTCGTTGGCGGCaacggcagcggtggagacggaggaTGAGGGAGCCTGGTGCTTGTTGTCCTCGGGAGCGTAGGGGTCGTAGCCGATGGCGCTCTGCCAGATGCCGTGCGTCTGCAACGCCGCGCTGCTGTGCACGCGGTTGTTCGCCGGCATGCGGACGCGCCCCGCCGTCGCCGGCATCTTCGCTCgccggggttagggttaggtcttGGTAGGCGGGGAATTCGGGATCGATTATCTCGATCGATCGAATTGGGGGCGCAACGTCAGGCTTGTGTACGTGCTTCACTGCGCCGGTTATAGTTTTGTTTGGCCTTTCCTGATGCAGCGGTATGGTCATATCCCAATACGTGTTGGTTTCTGTTTAAAAAAAAGGAAGTGTTGAGCGTAACTCGGGGAACGGAACTTTAGGGCATGAACAATGGTTAATAAAATTGTCTTATCTTAACCCCCACCTAGTCTAGATATAACAACAAAACATGATATACAATGGGTTAGTTTTTAGTTTTATCTCTAGTAATGAGACATCCCTAAAtatgtggtgagagagattgtgctaaaagatgatgatctcttagctaagagaagacaacCCTCTTTTTTCtatgggtgtgtctatgtctcagttgactgagattttcttaagtctcagtcaattcagaaaagtgcaactgcagttcaaagaaaagtgcaactcagtccagttgcacatttttggcagaaaagtgcaattgcacttttttaacagaaaagtgcaactcaagtacttttttgtaagtgacttagacttaagaaaatctcagtcgactgagacatagcaaaaccgtttttctatttctctctcaTCCATGTCATCAATTATCCTATGTGGCATCCCCTAAGATATAACCATTATACATGCCTTTATGATCCCCGCCTCCACTATTTGACAGGTGTCCATTACCACTTCCCCCGAAACTGTATCTTCCCGCAAAATCGCTCGACCACAGAAACAAGCACACACGAGCCCACCTGACAAGCATGCATGTATCTCCCTACCACCTACCCGCTGCCCCTAGTCGAATGGCTATGGTGAGAGACATCGCCGGCATCAACCATGCCGGTAGCACCGCCGTCAGCCATTCGTAGCACCACCTCAGTACCATTAGAAGCCGGGCATACTACTAAAGGCGGCCTCCTTGCAGCATCGATGTCCGGCTTGTAGCACACCGCCGCCGCTGATTGTagcagcggtggcgcaccaccgtcGCCGCCGATTGTAGCAGCAGCCGCCGTAGTATTGAGCATCGGCTGCCACCGGCGCCAATTGTAGCAGCAGCCACTGCCGCATGTAGCAGCCACCGCCGCCACGACCGATTGTAGCAGAAGCCGCCGTTGTATATAGCAGCGGCCGGTGTTGATTGTATCAGCCACCGCCACCGCATGtagcggccaccgccgccgctgccgattgTAGGAGCCGCCACCGCCACATGTAGCAGCTTCCCACCGCAATATGTAGCAGCCGCTGCCACCACTAGAAGCAGTCGCATCGTCGATTGTAGCAGCAGCTACTGTCGCTGCCGATTTTAGCAGAGGCCACCGCCGCATGTGCAGGTGTCACTCCCGCTTGTAGCAGAGGCCCCTGCCGTATGTAGCAGGAGCTCCCATCGCTCATAGCAGAGGCCACCGCCACATGTAGCAGGCGTCGCCACTGCATTTAGCAGGTACCAAGGACCGTCTTTTGTAGCACCGACGACTCGTTTTTGTAGCGACGGCTCTAGGCGTTTGCAGCAAGCGGTTAGGCGTCGTGGAGTTTGCAGCACTCTTTTGTAGCACTGGCAACTAGCTTTTGGTGTAGCAAGTGGCGGACCTCCACAACACTGGTGGCTGTAATTCGCACCAGCGACGAGAGATGGGGCCTGGAGATTGGGAGGAAGCAGAGGTCAGGCACAACCGGAGGCATTTGTGGAGTCGGCCGCACGACGGGGCAGGGTGGAGGTGGACAAGGTCCCGGCTGTACCAGCTCCGACATGAGGACGGTGGCGGTAGAACCGGCGGGCGACAACTCTGCATCTCCTTGGAGCTTGTGGAAAGGAGAGATTGGGGAAGGAGAGGAGGACCAAGAGAGGAACGTGTGTGAGAGAAGGGATAGGGAGGTGGACTGTCAATTTTTCTGGACAATAAGATGGACACGTGTCGTGCAACCAAGGCGGAGGACGGGATGCACTCGATCCCCGAGGAAAATCAGcattctctatctctatctctactatttAAATCTCTACTATCTAAAAAAGGAGGAACttgttctgtttcctccggtcagAGGTTTCATCCTACATATTTTCATTCGaccattttaccctcccaccagtgTCACCACATCACCCCGTTTGGTCGCTTCGTCCGCTCGCCCCGCACGCGCCCAAGTGGGCCAAGCCCAACTAATCCGACCCCGTCGTCATTTCTCGGTTTTTTTCCGATCCCGCAATGAGAGAAGATGAGAGAAGAAAGAGAGGCGACGctagtctctatctctactatcttCTCTAATCTCTAATCTCTAATCTCTATCTCTAATCTCTAATATCTAAAAAGAaggaactggttctgtttcctccaGTCAGAGgtttcgtcctacatattttcATCCGACCATTTTACCCTCCCACTAGTGCCACCACGTCGCCCCGTTTGGTCGCTTCGTCCGCTCGCCCCGCACGCGCCCAAGTGGGCCAAGCCCAACTAATCCGACCCGTCGTCATTTCTCGATTTTTTTCCGATCCCGCAATGAGAGAAGAAAGAGAGGCGGCGCTAGGGTTAGGAATGGCCTCCCCTTCTCGTCATGCTCCAGCGACGTCGCTACAGAATCTGCTCCGTGATCACTACTCTGCCACAAGAGCTTCTCCTCCGTTGTCCCTGCTTGGATCTGCGTTGCGGTTGATCGATTTGGTGGCCACCTGCTCCGCGGCGATTTGGCGCAGCTTCGACTAAGGACGGCGGGGCCATCTTTGACACCTTCTTCCTCGCCTCAACCAGCCATCGGTCGGCATCGCCTCCAAGCTTGCGGAGGCCCACACCGTCCCGATCTGGAGCTGGGACAACCTTGCTACTACAGCTGTCTCGGCGCTGATCGTCCAGGTCCAGGAGGGAGAGCCTCATTCATGCTGCGCAGACGGGTCGACGAGCTCTTGACGGCCCTGGCCACATTGCCGTTGATGGCATTCCATCCCCCGCTTTACCCTTCATCAAGGTCATTTTCCCTGGCTGGTAATACAATTCATGTAAATCTGTTGCCAACGAAGTTGGATATTCCATCTTATTTGCTAGCTATAACATTGAGCTTATTCTACAAATTAAGTGCGTGGATCAACAGTATCTTATTCTTCGCTGATCCAGGAAGCCTAAAGCCAAATTAAGGCTGCAGTTGCCGAAATTTGTTTTGGAAAATAATTGATTTAAGGCATCCATAAATTGGTTCAGGATTATTGTAGCACCAATATCAGCAGCCGGTGACACATTTCTCTATCTTGAACCATGTCTTTCATGTTGACGCTTCATATTTTGTACCGTCCTTTCAAGTTCGAGTTGCTTTCATCTTCTGTCTTACATATTAGGTATAGGTGTTATTATGTTAGTACAACAGGTCCTAATTGGCTCATTTATAAACCACAACTTACTAGAGCATGTATAATTCTGCATCACTAATACTGATGATAGGCGGAGGTCGACCCAACCCCCTGAATCCTGATTCCCCACCTTTTCAACGACGCTGGATCCCTATGCTCGTGCCGCCGCCTTCGTTCTCCTCCGAAGCATCGCCACGCGAAGATCCTGCCAGCAGGAGGTGCGCGTCGACTCGCCAAGGACGGCCACTGTCGCCGCGCTCGGCGTCCACCCTGCGGGGATCAAGGCCTCATCTTTAAGTCTGACGATGTTCCTCCAACCGATCATAGGTGGTGCAGAGAGTAACGCCTATTTACTCTCTTCCATCTCTAATCTTAATGTGGTGCAGATTTTGATCTCTATCGTCTCTTCAGTATTCATGCAGGTGTGTGTTTTCAGTCttagtgatgaagatgaagacgtgGGGGCTTTACTGTTCGTACATCAACATCAGGCTTAGGAAGTGGGAACCACTGTGACATGGGAATCCAAGGTTAGCAGATTTTGTGTTTCCGGTCCATAAGTTGGACTCTTCTGAAACTTTTCTAATTACTGCAATAGCCGATGAGAATAGTGCGGAAAAGAGACTCAGTTAGAGACGGATTTTGACAGAAAAAACCAATTCGTAATGCTCACATAATTTGATGTACTTGTTACAATCTGGACCATGTCATATAATTTTACAGCTTTAAGGTCAGTTTTGTAGCATAAACTAGCTTTTCGAATTCGTTTGTTGATGCCATATAAAATTTCAAGTTCCAAGATTGTATATGTAGTGTTAAATTTTATCAAACCAGTAATACATGTAATACCTCACGATTGATAATCAAATCAGATTTACGACCTGGTGTCGCAAAAAAAAGGTTATGCTGT includes:
- the LOC124690724 gene encoding CAX-interacting protein 4-like — its product is MPATAGRVRMPANNRVHSSAALQTHGIWQSAIGYDPYAPEDNKHQAPSSSVSTAAVAANETTGSSVNAYTSLQSLLVVARLTSNADDTRGACKKCGRVGHLTFQCRNFLSLKTIGIEDDILQASNEAEARAKFAEAKNKASDADEEGSDKDDDIDSDSSDSDTDPMLEKIIAERERAKSRRGKQSEELDKKTSRHWSSSTKVKNKDGRKKHQSSDQDSERDSDRKRDRKSSKRQRTHHRKDGESGEEGRRHRHHHKRRRHRRNAPDGDSAADRSQYTATC